The Myxococcota bacterium genome has a segment encoding these proteins:
- a CDS encoding dipeptidase: MRRRAGARRGAAATIALAALAAGCARGPAAEAAAASAAESLDARAARIHRDAIVVDTHSDTTLYFQDASFDFAARHPKTETHMDLPRIREGGLDVEFWSIYMGERPEPGSAIREALERIDAVHEMVARTPGVALATSEAEVRAHVAAGRFVSMMGIEGGHILEDSLAALRTFHRLGVRYVTLTHSFHTSWADSAGTREVPPPLHGGLTDRGREIVAEMNRIGMMVDVSHVADATFWDVIAATRAPVIASHSSCRAVHDHVRNLDDAMLRALAANGGVAMINFYSGYIDPEVGPAIEAWYREHGPAFAALGVRFADDGWGLWLARRAYYAAHPMPQAPLARLLDHFDHAIAVAGPDHVGIGADWDGIASLPEGLDEVNLLPALTRGLLERGHPEATVRKVLGENLLRVLREVEDVARQSASAGAGAPPRAG; encoded by the coding sequence GTGCGCCGGCGTGCGGGCGCGCGCCGCGGCGCCGCGGCGACGATCGCCCTCGCCGCGCTCGCGGCCGGCTGTGCGCGCGGGCCGGCCGCCGAGGCCGCCGCCGCGAGCGCCGCGGAGTCGCTCGACGCGCGCGCGGCGCGCATCCACCGCGACGCGATCGTCGTCGACACGCACTCCGACACGACGCTCTACTTCCAGGACGCGTCGTTCGACTTCGCCGCGCGCCACCCGAAGACCGAGACGCACATGGACCTGCCGCGCATCCGCGAGGGCGGGCTCGACGTCGAGTTCTGGTCGATCTACATGGGCGAGCGCCCGGAGCCCGGGAGCGCGATCCGCGAGGCGCTCGAGCGCATCGACGCCGTGCACGAGATGGTCGCGCGCACGCCCGGCGTCGCGCTCGCCACGAGCGAGGCCGAGGTGCGCGCGCACGTCGCCGCCGGGCGCTTCGTGAGCATGATGGGCATCGAGGGCGGGCACATCCTCGAGGACTCGCTCGCCGCGCTGCGCACGTTCCACCGGCTCGGCGTCCGCTACGTCACGCTCACGCACTCGTTCCACACGAGCTGGGCCGATTCGGCGGGCACGCGCGAGGTGCCGCCGCCGCTCCACGGCGGGCTCACCGACCGCGGGCGCGAGATCGTCGCCGAGATGAACCGCATCGGGATGATGGTCGACGTCTCGCACGTCGCCGACGCGACGTTCTGGGACGTCATCGCCGCGACGCGCGCGCCCGTGATCGCGTCGCACTCCTCGTGCCGCGCCGTCCACGACCACGTGCGCAACCTCGACGACGCGATGCTGCGCGCGCTCGCCGCGAACGGCGGCGTCGCGATGATCAACTTCTACTCGGGCTACATCGACCCGGAGGTCGGCCCGGCGATCGAGGCCTGGTACCGCGAGCACGGCCCCGCGTTCGCGGCGCTCGGCGTGCGCTTCGCCGACGACGGGTGGGGCCTGTGGCTCGCCCGGCGCGCCTACTATGCGGCGCACCCGATGCCGCAGGCTCCGCTCGCGCGCCTGCTCGACCACTTCGACCACGCGATCGCCGTCGCCGGCCCCGACCACGTCGGCATCGGCGCCGACTGGGACGGCATCGCCTCGCTGCCCGAAGGGCTCGACGAGGTGAACCTGCTGCCGGCGCTCACGCGCGGCCTGCTCGAGCGGGGCCACCCGGAGGCGACGGTGCGCAAGGTGCTCGGCGAGAACCTGCTGCGCGTGCTCCGCGAGGTGGAGGACGTCGCGCGCCAGAGCGCGAGCGCGGGCGCGGGCGCGCCGCCGCGCGCCGGATGA
- a CDS encoding deoxyhypusine synthase family protein, with translation MQREEVKFGTGHDDGLEPLVPLDLAATGSVDALVRAMSNTAFGGRRLGEAADTLEAMVRDRDCFRVVTVSGAMTIAKQGMVLCEMIDRGWVQAIVATGALMTHGFVEGAGMLHFKHRSTMKDEYLYERGYNRVYDTIELEKNLDDAEQVLQKALAGLAEGTVLSSRLIMDRLGAFLASATEGRAILKSAYQQGVPVFVPAFTDSELGLDVSIFNTMRRQRGEPPFPFDPYLDLDDFAERIRRHETIGIFTIGGGVPRNWAQQVGPYLDIRRLRLEIDEPLRRYKYAVRICPEPEHWGGLSGCSYSEGVSWGKFVPEAEGGRFAEVFADATIAWPLVVRSVIERLEARPVA, from the coding sequence ATGCAGCGCGAAGAGGTGAAGTTCGGCACCGGTCACGACGACGGCCTCGAGCCGCTCGTCCCGCTCGACCTCGCCGCGACCGGCAGCGTCGACGCGCTCGTGCGCGCGATGTCGAACACGGCCTTCGGGGGGCGGCGGCTCGGCGAGGCGGCCGACACGCTCGAGGCGATGGTCCGCGACCGCGACTGCTTCCGCGTCGTCACCGTGTCGGGCGCGATGACGATCGCGAAGCAGGGCATGGTGCTGTGCGAGATGATCGACCGCGGCTGGGTGCAGGCCATCGTCGCGACCGGCGCGCTCATGACGCACGGCTTCGTCGAGGGCGCCGGCATGCTGCACTTCAAGCACCGCTCGACGATGAAGGACGAGTACCTCTACGAGCGCGGCTACAACCGCGTGTACGACACGATCGAGCTCGAGAAGAACCTCGACGACGCGGAGCAGGTGCTGCAGAAGGCGCTGGCGGGGCTCGCCGAGGGAACGGTGCTGTCGAGCCGCCTCATCATGGACCGGCTCGGCGCCTTCCTCGCGAGCGCGACCGAGGGCCGCGCCATCCTGAAGAGCGCGTACCAGCAGGGCGTGCCCGTGTTCGTGCCGGCGTTCACGGACTCGGAGCTCGGCCTCGACGTCTCGATCTTCAACACGATGCGCCGCCAGCGCGGCGAGCCGCCCTTCCCGTTCGACCCGTACCTCGACCTCGACGACTTCGCCGAGCGCATCCGCCGCCACGAGACGATCGGCATCTTCACGATCGGCGGCGGCGTGCCGCGCAACTGGGCGCAGCAGGTCGGCCCCTACCTCGACATCCGCCGTCTGCGGCTCGAGATCGACGAGCCGCTGCGCCGCTACAAGTACGCGGTGCGCATCTGCCCCGAGCCCGAGCACTGGGGCGGGCTCTCGGGCTGCTCCTACTCGGAGGGCGTCTCGTGGGGGAAGTTCGTGCCGGAGGCCGAGGGCGGGCGCTTCGCGGAGGTGTTCGCGGACGCGACGATCGCGTGGCCGCTCGTCGTGCGCTCGGTGATCGAGCGCCTCGAGGCGCGGCCGGTCGCCTAG
- a CDS encoding thioredoxin domain-containing protein, producing the protein MPPPDDRDASAGPHAPHDAGGPTNRLASETSAYLRQHMHNPVDWLPWGEEAFARARERDVPLLVSIGYSACHWCHVMAHESFEDAATAAVVNELFVPVKVDREERPDVDQVFMDTVVRLTGHGGWPLTAFATPDGRPFFGGTYYPPERRHGMPSFTEVLRAVDEAWRERRGAVERSAHDLVQALDDRATGVAEAPPSARTVVHCAAALMQGADAENGGFGTGGPKFPTPTTLEAILTAVDFTAEDTASEWLQHLYGTCVRMARRGLYDHAGGGFHRYCVDPRWTIPHFEKMLYDQGLLLRVYAEMSRRARGSEELAWPVRETVAWLRREMTAPEGGFYASQDADSEGEEGKFFVWTPAQVRAALDDAGLGASADAFCAAYSVSERGNFEHGTSHLVDTAGEARERFAAERAALLAVRSRRVPPATDRKRVAAWNGYAISGLARAATWQGEPDFLDDAVRAADFVLARMRDERGRLLRIFDGGRAHVPAFLDDVASLLDACLDLHRAGGGDRFLAAAAGFASDVATRFFDADAGELFLTANDGERLAHRPRSDHDGATPQATGLAVLGLVRMAELAGRDDWRALADRVVRDHAYALEQLPHATPTLVRAVALRERGMTVAVVVGDPDDARTRALAARARLRLLPEDAVVVAAPGAPAPEGLAASWLEGRGLHGGRPAAYVCRGTTCSLPTNDPDALDDLRALFAPGA; encoded by the coding sequence ATGCCTCCCCCCGACGACCGCGACGCATCCGCCGGCCCGCACGCCCCGCACGACGCGGGCGGCCCGACGAACCGCCTCGCGAGCGAGACGAGCGCCTACCTCCGCCAGCACATGCACAACCCCGTCGACTGGCTGCCGTGGGGCGAGGAGGCGTTCGCGCGCGCGAGAGAGCGCGACGTGCCGCTGCTCGTCTCGATCGGGTACAGCGCCTGTCACTGGTGTCACGTGATGGCGCACGAGTCGTTCGAGGACGCGGCGACCGCGGCGGTCGTGAACGAGCTCTTCGTGCCCGTGAAGGTCGACCGCGAGGAGCGCCCCGACGTCGACCAGGTGTTCATGGACACGGTCGTGCGGCTCACCGGGCACGGCGGCTGGCCGCTCACCGCGTTCGCGACGCCCGACGGGAGGCCGTTCTTCGGCGGCACCTACTATCCGCCGGAGCGGCGTCACGGAATGCCGAGCTTCACCGAGGTGCTGCGCGCGGTCGACGAGGCGTGGCGCGAGCGGCGCGGCGCCGTCGAGCGCTCGGCGCACGACCTCGTGCAGGCGCTCGACGACCGCGCGACCGGCGTCGCCGAGGCGCCGCCGTCGGCGCGCACGGTCGTGCACTGCGCCGCGGCGCTGATGCAGGGCGCCGACGCCGAGAACGGCGGCTTCGGCACGGGCGGACCGAAGTTCCCGACGCCGACGACGCTCGAGGCGATCCTCACGGCGGTCGACTTCACGGCCGAGGACACGGCGTCCGAGTGGCTCCAGCACCTGTACGGAACGTGCGTGCGCATGGCGCGCCGCGGCCTCTACGACCACGCGGGCGGAGGCTTCCACCGCTACTGCGTCGACCCGCGCTGGACCATCCCGCACTTCGAGAAGATGCTCTACGACCAGGGCCTCCTGCTGCGCGTGTACGCGGAGATGTCGCGGCGCGCGCGCGGGAGCGAGGAGCTCGCGTGGCCCGTGCGCGAGACGGTCGCCTGGCTGCGCCGCGAGATGACGGCGCCCGAGGGCGGCTTCTACGCGAGCCAGGACGCGGACTCGGAGGGCGAGGAAGGGAAGTTCTTCGTGTGGACGCCCGCGCAGGTGCGCGCCGCACTCGACGACGCCGGGCTCGGCGCGAGCGCCGACGCCTTCTGCGCGGCCTACTCGGTGAGCGAGCGCGGCAACTTCGAGCACGGCACGTCGCACCTCGTCGACACGGCGGGCGAGGCGCGCGAGCGCTTCGCGGCCGAGCGCGCCGCGCTCCTCGCCGTGCGCTCGCGACGCGTGCCGCCCGCCACGGACCGCAAGCGCGTCGCCGCGTGGAACGGCTACGCGATCAGCGGCCTCGCGCGCGCGGCGACGTGGCAGGGCGAGCCGGACTTCCTCGACGACGCCGTGCGCGCGGCCGACTTCGTGCTCGCGCGCATGCGCGACGAGCGCGGGCGGCTGCTGCGCATCTTCGACGGCGGGCGCGCGCACGTGCCCGCCTTCCTCGACGACGTCGCGAGCCTGCTCGACGCCTGCCTCGACCTCCACCGCGCGGGCGGCGGCGACCGCTTCCTGGCCGCGGCGGCCGGCTTCGCGTCGGACGTCGCGACGCGCTTCTTCGACGCCGACGCGGGCGAGCTCTTCCTCACCGCGAACGACGGCGAGCGGCTCGCGCACCGCCCGCGCTCGGACCACGACGGCGCGACGCCGCAGGCGACCGGGCTCGCCGTGCTCGGGCTCGTGCGCATGGCCGAGCTCGCCGGGCGCGACGACTGGCGCGCGCTCGCCGACCGCGTCGTGCGCGACCACGCCTACGCGCTCGAGCAGCTCCCGCACGCGACGCCGACGCTCGTGCGCGCGGTCGCGCTGCGCGAGCGCGGCATGACGGTCGCCGTCGTCGTGGGCGACCCGGACGACGCGCGCACGCGGGCGCTCGCCGCGCGCGCGCGGCTGCGCCTGCTGCCCGAGGACGCGGTCGTCGTGGCGGCGCCGGGCGCGCCCGCGCCCGAAGGCCTCGCGGCGTCGTGGCTCGAAGGGCGCGGCCTGCACGGCGGGCGGCCGGCCGCCTACGTGTGCCGCGGCACGACGTGCTCGCTCCCGACGAACGACCCGGACGCGCTCGACGACCTCCGCGCCCTCTTCGCGCCCGGCGCCTGA
- a CDS encoding class I SAM-dependent rRNA methyltransferase — protein sequence MIDVVVAPGRDRALRRRHPWVLSGAVAHVEGSAAPGAFVRVRAAEGDVLGYGHYAPQSSLRVRMLAFGKEPVDERALVRERLRAAFALRRGAEARALLGATDAVRLVNAEGDGLPGLAVDRYGDVAVAKVTSAGMARLRDDVALALREDAGVAHALERRDALAARREGVDSDDRTWFGAPPSRAEIRERERRYTVDLREGQKTGFYLDQRDARDAVEALARGRRVLDLFSYTGGFAVAALRGGAERVVAVDSSEPALALARENAERNGDAARVAFERADAFEWVRSARERFDLLVVDPPPLARAQRDVARATRAYKDAALHALRCADPGALALFFGCSHHVGPELFRKVLFGASLDARRPLAVLRELGAPPDHPVSLDHPEGRYLTGLLVRVGGRP from the coding sequence GTGATCGACGTCGTCGTTGCGCCGGGCCGGGATCGCGCGCTGCGCCGGCGGCACCCCTGGGTGCTGTCGGGCGCCGTCGCGCACGTCGAGGGCAGTGCCGCGCCCGGCGCCTTCGTGCGCGTGCGCGCGGCCGAGGGCGACGTGCTCGGCTACGGGCACTACGCGCCGCAGTCGAGCCTGCGCGTGCGCATGCTCGCGTTCGGCAAGGAGCCCGTCGACGAGCGCGCGCTCGTGCGCGAGCGCCTGCGCGCCGCGTTCGCGCTCCGCCGCGGCGCCGAGGCGCGCGCGCTCCTCGGCGCGACCGACGCCGTGCGGCTCGTCAACGCGGAGGGCGACGGGCTGCCCGGGCTCGCCGTCGACCGGTACGGCGACGTCGCCGTCGCGAAGGTGACGAGCGCCGGCATGGCGCGGCTGCGCGACGACGTCGCCCTCGCGCTGCGCGAGGACGCGGGTGTCGCGCACGCGCTCGAGCGGCGAGACGCGCTCGCCGCGCGCCGCGAGGGCGTCGACAGCGACGACCGCACCTGGTTCGGCGCGCCTCCTTCGCGCGCCGAGATCCGCGAGCGCGAGCGCCGCTACACGGTCGACCTGCGCGAGGGCCAGAAGACGGGCTTCTACCTCGACCAGCGCGACGCGCGCGACGCGGTCGAGGCGCTCGCGCGCGGGCGCCGCGTGCTCGACCTCTTCAGCTACACCGGCGGCTTCGCGGTCGCCGCGCTGCGCGGCGGGGCCGAGCGCGTCGTCGCGGTCGACTCCTCCGAGCCCGCACTCGCGCTCGCGCGCGAGAACGCGGAGCGCAACGGCGACGCCGCGCGCGTCGCGTTCGAGCGCGCCGACGCCTTCGAGTGGGTGCGGAGCGCGCGCGAGCGCTTCGACCTGCTCGTCGTCGACCCGCCGCCGCTCGCGCGCGCGCAGCGCGACGTCGCGCGCGCGACCCGCGCCTACAAGGACGCGGCGCTCCACGCGCTGCGCTGCGCGGATCCGGGCGCGCTCGCGCTCTTCTTCGGCTGCTCGCACCACGTCGGCCCCGAGCTCTTCCGCAAGGTGCTGTTCGGCGCGTCGCTCGACGCGCGGCGCCCGCTCGCCGTGCTGCGCGAGCTCGGCGCGCCGCCCGACCATCCGGTGTCGCTCGACCATCCCGAGGGCCGCTACCTGACGGGGCTGCTCGTGCGCGTCGGAGGCCGCCCGTGA